A region from the Tahibacter amnicola genome encodes:
- a CDS encoding 3-hydroxybutyrate oligomer hydrolase family protein: MTEFLVSPVRVTAHSGTDDLLSAGLGLDGLRRATPPHFTDPESPTPQELRRRAIWTNWRGIADLAPGGGYSDVYGAVPNVPGGEWQALARVPGASQPHRVLVQVPEQFDAEKRCVVVTASSGSRGIYGAIALAGAWGLPRGCAVAYTDKGAGTGYFDSDSDTGVTLDGTRASAGSGLEFDPPLAGLPHSVLFKHAHSGDNPEADWGRHVLQAAEFALAVLSQARPDLPAFHFSNTRVIAVGLSNGAGAVLRAAELDKEGRLAGVVAIAPNIYPGVPDARPLFDYATEAALYQPCALAHARFDTVALARPGGAVSPVALARCTALHECGLLVATTPTAQAAEAYERLRQSGWTDAALEAGALSVAFDLWRSIAVTYASAYGRFGVISPCGYSFAALTPQAVPRASLPAERLSWAADGSGIPSPPSIGLVDTQAQGNDPALPGLLCLRELWTGNSENAQRVKTGVAATRAQLPREGLPLILVHGADDGLVPAVFSGEAYVRWLEGEGRPVSYWAVSNSQHFDGFLGLPPLATRYVPLMPYAYRALDALWRHVAEGVALPRGATIQTRPRVARGPLAAPLQADDLGATP, encoded by the coding sequence TTGACTGAATTTCTTGTCTCGCCGGTACGCGTGACAGCCCATTCGGGTACTGACGATCTGCTGAGCGCCGGACTGGGCCTTGATGGCTTGCGCCGCGCAACGCCGCCGCATTTCACCGATCCGGAATCACCGACACCGCAGGAACTGCGCCGGCGCGCGATCTGGACCAACTGGCGCGGCATCGCCGATCTCGCGCCCGGTGGTGGTTACAGCGACGTCTACGGCGCCGTACCCAACGTGCCCGGCGGCGAATGGCAGGCGCTGGCGCGCGTGCCGGGCGCTTCGCAGCCGCACCGGGTGCTGGTGCAGGTTCCCGAGCAGTTCGACGCGGAAAAGCGCTGCGTGGTGGTGACTGCATCCTCCGGATCGCGCGGCATTTACGGCGCCATCGCGCTGGCGGGCGCGTGGGGACTGCCGCGCGGTTGCGCGGTGGCCTATACCGACAAGGGCGCCGGTACCGGCTATTTCGATTCGGACAGCGATACCGGCGTGACGCTGGACGGAACGCGCGCCAGCGCCGGAAGCGGGCTGGAATTTGATCCGCCGTTGGCCGGCCTTCCGCACAGTGTGTTGTTCAAGCACGCCCATTCGGGCGACAACCCGGAAGCCGACTGGGGACGCCATGTCCTGCAGGCGGCCGAATTTGCGTTGGCGGTATTGAGCCAGGCCCGGCCGGATCTTCCCGCCTTCCACTTTTCCAATACGCGGGTGATTGCGGTCGGCCTGTCCAACGGCGCCGGCGCAGTGCTGCGTGCCGCGGAGCTGGACAAGGAGGGGCGCCTGGCCGGCGTCGTCGCGATTGCGCCGAATATCTACCCGGGGGTGCCGGATGCGCGTCCGCTGTTCGACTACGCTACCGAGGCTGCCCTGTACCAGCCGTGCGCGCTGGCGCACGCGCGTTTTGACACGGTAGCGCTGGCGCGGCCGGGCGGAGCGGTTTCGCCCGTGGCGCTGGCCCGCTGTACCGCACTGCATGAGTGCGGCCTGCTGGTGGCCACGACGCCGACGGCCCAGGCGGCGGAAGCCTACGAGCGTCTTCGGCAGTCCGGATGGACCGATGCGGCACTGGAAGCCGGTGCACTGAGCGTGGCCTTTGATCTGTGGCGTAGCATCGCAGTGACCTACGCCTCGGCCTATGGCCGCTTCGGCGTGATCAGCCCCTGCGGCTACAGTTTCGCCGCATTGACGCCGCAGGCGGTGCCGCGCGCCAGTCTGCCGGCCGAACGCCTGTCCTGGGCAGCCGACGGCAGCGGCATCCCCTCGCCACCGTCCATCGGCCTGGTGGATACCCAGGCCCAGGGCAACGATCCCGCCTTGCCTGGCCTGCTATGTCTGCGCGAGCTGTGGACAGGCAACAGCGAGAATGCCCAGCGCGTGAAGACCGGCGTGGCGGCGACGCGTGCGCAACTGCCGCGTGAAGGCCTTCCCTTGATTCTCGTGCATGGCGCTGACGATGGCCTGGTTCCCGCCGTCTTCAGCGGCGAAGCGTATGTCCGCTGGCTGGAGGGCGAGGGGCGGCCGGTGTCCTACTGGGCCGTATCCAACAGCCAGCATTTCGACGGGTTCCTCGGCCTTCCGCCGCTGGCCACGCGCTATGTGCCCTTGATGCCCTATGCCTATCGCGCACTGGATGCGCTCTGGCGGCACGTGGCCGAAGGTGTCGCGTTGCCGCGGGGTGCCACCATCCAGACACGTCCGCGCGTGGCCAGGGGGCCGTTGGCAGCGCCGCTGCAGGCGGATGACCTGGGTGCGACGCCCTGA
- a CDS encoding winged helix-turn-helix domain-containing protein has protein sequence MSPVYRFRDFQLNSATRELRGPDGAIELHASAFDCLLYLITHRERAVGRDELMAAVWGRADVADSLLGQTVLKVRRVLGDTGSEQHSIRTVPRFGYRWIAPVDSSSDVVVETGGFDSTAAQALHSAPIRYLSDSNPITVRLPRPRIIAFVAGAVFLAIACLGILAVLLRPTAPSGAPGTSTTISTPAVVLPALVDAGEDWRWLRLGLMDLIAGRLRRGNLGTAASETVVALARGNSEADVAALLDSAQFADSTLRILPRVRRHGDEWDVSLTVRGNGREWIVETRHRDALVAARDAADTLLVRLGHTPGSSPDSSNALAELLQRTRAAMLSDQLQLAGDLIRRADASLREQPEITLRLAQIELRAGDYDSVEQRIGDLLDRVPAATDPALRGRALNTLAASYVRRDRADEAQRSYDEAIALLTDRQEPDALGLSLLGRGLVATMRGDHARAIADLGLARSEMEAAGNALGTAQVDLNLGLIDVLRGRPASALSALEDATLRFGRMGAQEEHVFSLVSTAEVHQLLLDHDAALAVTDRYWPPESHTQNRRLRWKLTLVRAEALGEKGRLDEAQTQAEHLLRESDPDADAGTRAETAALLAHLALARGDPGEAARRARGALTPTLQASDQCRYTAAWMTRLRALRASGAAAEAATETREWRDWVAAHPDPWRQIYADLALAEQAAGEGRHRDALPYFERSLTQVDRTGAVPADLVQVLAGYLPSLIALGRRDEARALSARIARWADTDWRAAAAFVAINDALGATPARERAQARWTSLAGQRHRTPATP, from the coding sequence ATGTCGCCCGTGTACCGCTTCCGCGATTTTCAGCTCAACTCGGCGACCCGGGAACTGCGCGGCCCGGACGGCGCCATCGAACTTCACGCCAGCGCCTTCGATTGCCTGCTGTACCTGATTACGCATCGCGAACGCGCGGTGGGCCGCGACGAACTCATGGCCGCCGTGTGGGGCCGCGCGGACGTCGCCGACAGCCTGCTCGGCCAGACCGTGCTCAAGGTCCGTCGCGTCCTGGGAGACACGGGCAGCGAGCAGCACAGCATCCGTACCGTCCCGCGTTTCGGCTACCGCTGGATCGCGCCCGTCGATAGCAGCAGCGATGTCGTGGTGGAGACCGGCGGCTTCGACAGCACCGCCGCACAGGCCCTGCACAGCGCACCAATTCGCTACCTCTCCGATAGCAATCCGATCACCGTCCGATTGCCACGTCCGCGCATCATCGCGTTCGTGGCCGGGGCCGTATTCCTGGCAATCGCCTGCCTGGGGATACTGGCGGTTCTGCTGCGCCCGACCGCGCCATCGGGCGCCCCGGGCACCAGCACGACAATCAGCACGCCCGCCGTGGTACTGCCGGCGCTGGTCGATGCAGGTGAGGACTGGCGCTGGCTGCGCCTGGGCCTGATGGATCTCATCGCCGGCCGCCTGCGCCGCGGCAACCTCGGCACTGCCGCCAGCGAGACCGTCGTGGCACTGGCACGCGGCAACAGCGAAGCGGATGTCGCTGCGCTGCTCGATTCGGCCCAGTTTGCCGACAGCACCTTGCGCATCCTGCCGCGCGTGCGCCGCCACGGCGATGAATGGGATGTCTCGCTGACCGTGCGCGGCAACGGGCGCGAATGGATCGTGGAAACGCGCCATCGCGATGCACTGGTGGCGGCGCGCGACGCGGCCGACACCTTGCTGGTGCGGCTCGGGCACACGCCAGGCTCCAGTCCCGATTCGTCGAATGCGCTGGCGGAGCTGCTGCAGCGGACACGCGCGGCGATGCTCAGCGACCAGCTCCAATTGGCGGGAGATCTCATCCGGCGCGCCGACGCGTCGCTGCGCGAGCAGCCGGAGATCACCCTGCGCCTGGCCCAGATCGAGCTGCGGGCCGGCGACTACGACAGCGTCGAGCAGCGTATTGGCGATCTACTTGATCGCGTGCCCGCGGCCACCGACCCGGCGTTGCGAGGACGCGCCCTGAACACGCTGGCCGCCAGTTACGTACGACGCGACCGGGCCGACGAGGCGCAGCGCAGCTATGACGAGGCGATCGCCCTGCTGACCGACCGCCAGGAGCCGGACGCACTGGGGCTGTCGCTGCTGGGCCGCGGACTGGTGGCGACGATGCGCGGTGACCACGCCAGGGCCATTGCCGACCTCGGCCTTGCCCGCAGTGAAATGGAGGCTGCCGGCAACGCCCTGGGCACCGCCCAGGTAGACCTGAACCTCGGCCTGATCGACGTACTGCGCGGACGTCCCGCCAGCGCGCTGTCCGCGCTCGAGGACGCCACCCTGCGTTTCGGACGCATGGGCGCGCAGGAGGAGCACGTCTTCAGCCTGGTCAGTACCGCGGAAGTCCACCAGCTGCTGCTCGATCACGATGCAGCACTCGCTGTCACCGACCGCTACTGGCCACCCGAATCGCATACGCAGAACCGGCGCCTGCGCTGGAAACTCACCCTGGTCCGCGCCGAAGCGCTGGGCGAAAAGGGCCGGCTGGACGAGGCACAAACGCAAGCTGAACACCTTCTGCGTGAATCCGATCCCGACGCCGACGCGGGAACACGCGCCGAAACCGCGGCCTTGCTGGCCCATCTGGCATTGGCCCGTGGCGACCCGGGCGAAGCCGCACGGCGTGCCCGGGGCGCTCTGACGCCGACGCTGCAGGCCAGCGATCAGTGCCGCTACACGGCCGCCTGGATGACACGGCTGCGCGCATTGCGCGCCAGCGGCGCCGCCGCAGAGGCCGCCACCGAAACACGCGAATGGCGCGACTGGGTCGCCGCCCATCCGGACCCTTGGCGCCAGATCTACGCCGACCTCGCCCTCGCCGAGCAAGCTGCCGGCGAGGGCCGTCACCGGGACGCGCTGCCATACTTCGAACGCAGCCTGACGCAAGTGGATCGTACCGGCGCCGTCCCCGCGGACCTCGTGCAAGTGCTAGCCGGCTACCTGCCCAGCCTGATCGCCCTGGGCCGGCGCGACGAGGCACGGGCCCTGAGCGCGCGCATTGCCCGCTGGGCCGACACCGACTGGCGCGCCGCCGCCGCCTTCGTGGCCATCAACGACGCCCTCGGCGCCACCCCGGCGCGCGAACGGGCGCAGGCGCGCTGGACCAGCCTGGCCGGCCAGCGACACCGGACGCCGGCCACACCCTGA
- a CDS encoding response regulator transcription factor has product MPRLLIVDDHPLYRLALAQTMRELPMTEVIEAASLDEARTQLAQVRDIDLVLLDLHLPGSHGLMGLASLRGEHPDVAVVIISANDDPLVIRRALAFGATGFIPKRATPQELKSAIAAVLACEDFIPEALRDAVAQVPLSSIDGHLAARLACLSPQQFRVLSLVAEGRLNKQIADFLGIQERTVKAHMTAIFERLDVRNRTQAGVLLRSLELADPARAPLP; this is encoded by the coding sequence ATGCCACGCCTCCTGATCGTCGACGACCATCCGCTCTATCGCCTGGCACTGGCCCAGACAATGCGCGAGTTGCCGATGACCGAGGTGATCGAGGCCGCCAGCCTCGACGAGGCGCGCACGCAGCTGGCCCAGGTCCGCGACATCGACCTGGTCCTGCTGGATCTGCATCTGCCCGGCAGCCACGGACTGATGGGGCTGGCCTCGCTGCGCGGCGAACATCCGGATGTTGCCGTTGTCATCATCTCGGCCAACGATGATCCACTGGTGATCCGCCGTGCGTTGGCCTTCGGCGCGACGGGTTTCATACCCAAGCGGGCGACACCGCAGGAACTCAAATCCGCGATCGCTGCCGTACTCGCCTGCGAGGACTTCATTCCGGAGGCGCTGCGCGACGCGGTCGCGCAGGTGCCGCTGTCATCCATCGACGGTCACCTCGCCGCGCGGCTCGCCTGCCTGAGTCCACAGCAGTTTCGCGTGCTCAGCCTGGTGGCCGAGGGCCGGCTCAACAAGCAGATCGCGGACTTCCTCGGCATACAGGAGCGTACGGTGAAGGCGCACATGACCGCGATCTTCGAGCGCCTGGATGTGCGCAACCGCACCCAGGCCGGGGTATTGCTGCGTTCGCTGGAGCTGGCGGATCCGGCCAGGGCCCCGCTCCCCTGA
- the miaA gene encoding tRNA (adenosine(37)-N6)-dimethylallyltransferase MiaA codes for MPQTDRRPRAIFLMGPTASGKTALACELAARYPALRAISVDSALVYRGLDIGSAKPDAETLRRCPHRLIDIRDPEEPYSAGEFRVDALREMAGIVASGGVPLLVGGTGLYFRALTQGLSDLPTADPALRETLQARLEREGLPALHGQLREADPVAAGRIHPNDPQRILRALEVIATTGRRLSDLHGQAGERLPYRVLKLALVPIDRRPLHERIAQRFDAMLAAGFLDEVRRLRRNPRLLPDLPAIRAVGYRQAWQHLDGELGADQFRDQAIFATRQLAKRQITMLRAELDARWLDPEHGTTPATAVEAVEHFLASPREMA; via the coding sequence ATGCCGCAGACCGATCGTCGCCCACGCGCCATCTTCCTCATGGGCCCGACGGCGTCGGGCAAGACGGCGTTGGCCTGCGAACTGGCCGCGCGATATCCGGCGCTCCGGGCAATCAGCGTGGATTCGGCCCTGGTGTATCGCGGCCTGGACATCGGCAGCGCAAAGCCCGACGCGGAAACGCTGCGGCGTTGTCCGCACCGCCTCATTGATATCCGCGACCCGGAAGAGCCCTATTCGGCCGGTGAGTTCCGCGTCGACGCGCTGCGCGAGATGGCCGGGATCGTCGCCTCGGGCGGCGTTCCCCTTCTGGTCGGCGGCACCGGCCTGTACTTCCGGGCACTGACCCAGGGGCTTTCCGACCTGCCGACCGCAGACCCGGCCCTGCGCGAGACCCTGCAGGCCCGGCTGGAGCGCGAGGGGCTGCCGGCCCTGCACGGCCAGTTGCGCGAGGCCGACCCCGTCGCCGCCGGCCGCATCCATCCCAACGATCCGCAACGCATCCTGCGCGCGCTCGAAGTGATTGCGACCACCGGTCGACGCCTGAGCGACCTGCACGGCCAGGCGGGAGAACGATTGCCGTACCGGGTGCTCAAGCTGGCGCTGGTGCCGATCGACCGTCGTCCGCTGCACGAACGGATCGCGCAGCGGTTCGATGCCATGCTCGCGGCCGGCTTCCTGGACGAGGTACGCCGGCTGCGGCGCAATCCGCGACTGCTGCCGGACCTTCCGGCAATCCGCGCGGTCGGTTACCGCCAGGCCTGGCAGCACCTGGATGGCGAGCTGGGCGCGGACCAGTTCCGCGACCAGGCGATTTTTGCCACCCGCCAACTGGCCAAGCGTCAGATCACCATGCTGCGTGCCGAGCTCGACGCCCGTTGGCTGGATCCGGAGCATGGCACCACGCCGGCCACCGCCGTCGAGGCGGTCGAGCACTTCCTGGCGTCACCGCGCGAAATGGCATAA
- a CDS encoding 3-hydroxybutyrate dehydrogenase: protein MTTRTLLITGAGSGIGAGIARLLAEAGHHVIVTDIAVDPAEAVAAEIRAAGGSASALALDVTRDDSVAVLKDHRIDVLVNNAGLQHVSRLEDFPIDKWNFLVQVMLTGVARLTQAVLPGMRERGFGRIVNIGSIHSLVASKYKSAYVAAKHGLVGFSKVIALETADTDITINTICPTYVKTPLVDRQIADQARTHGIPEAQVISEIMLKPMPKGVFISFEELAGITGFLIGPHARNITGQTITVDGGWTIQ from the coding sequence ATGACAACTCGTACGCTTCTGATCACCGGCGCCGGCAGCGGCATCGGCGCCGGCATCGCCCGCCTTCTCGCCGAAGCAGGCCATCACGTGATCGTCACCGATATCGCGGTCGATCCGGCAGAAGCGGTGGCCGCGGAAATCCGCGCCGCCGGCGGCTCGGCCAGCGCACTCGCCCTGGATGTCACCCGTGACGACAGCGTCGCCGTGCTCAAGGACCACCGGATCGACGTGCTGGTCAACAATGCCGGTCTGCAACATGTTTCCCGATTGGAAGATTTTCCCATCGACAAGTGGAATTTCCTGGTGCAGGTGATGCTGACCGGCGTTGCCCGCCTGACCCAGGCGGTACTGCCCGGCATGCGCGAGCGCGGTTTCGGTCGCATCGTCAACATCGGTTCGATCCACTCGCTGGTGGCGTCCAAGTACAAGAGCGCCTATGTCGCGGCCAAGCACGGACTGGTCGGATTCTCCAAGGTCATCGCGCTGGAAACCGCGGATACGGACATCACGATCAACACGATCTGCCCCACGTACGTCAAAACGCCCCTGGTCGACAGGCAGATCGCCGACCAGGCCCGCACGCACGGCATTCCCGAGGCCCAGGTGATCAGCGAGATCATGCTCAAACCGATGCCCAAAGGGGTGTTCATCAGTTTCGAGGAACTGGCCGGGATTACCGGCTTCCTGATCGGACCCCACGCCCGCAACATCACCGGCCAGACCATCACCGTCGACGGCGGCTGGACGATCCAGTAA
- the tdh gene encoding L-threonine 3-dehydrogenase, which translates to MKALVKREAAKGIWMEEVPLPEIGPNDVLVKLEKTAICGTDLHIYKWDEWSQRVIKPGLIIGHEFVGRIVDMGAGVRGYHVGQRVSAEGHIVCGVCRNCRAGRQHLCPNTVGIGVNRHGAFAEFIAMPAANLWPIPDQIPSELAAFFDPYGNAAHCALEFDVIGEDVLITGAGPIGIIAAGICKHIGARNVVVTDVNDYRLKLAAEMGATRVVNVAKQSLKDVVSELHIEGFDVGLEMSGNPRAFSDMLDCMYHGGKIALLGILPKGSGIDWDKIIFKGLVLHGIYGRRMYETWYKMTQMVLTGFPLAKVLTHQIHIDDFQRGFDLMEAGNCGKIVCSWN; encoded by the coding sequence ATGAAAGCCCTGGTCAAGCGCGAAGCCGCCAAGGGCATCTGGATGGAAGAAGTGCCGCTGCCGGAGATCGGGCCGAACGATGTCCTGGTAAAACTGGAAAAAACGGCGATCTGCGGTACCGATCTCCACATCTACAAATGGGACGAATGGTCCCAGCGCGTGATCAAGCCCGGGCTGATCATCGGCCACGAGTTCGTCGGCCGCATCGTCGACATGGGCGCCGGCGTGCGCGGCTACCACGTGGGCCAGCGCGTATCGGCGGAAGGTCACATCGTCTGCGGCGTGTGCCGCAACTGCCGCGCCGGCCGCCAGCATCTGTGCCCGAACACGGTCGGTATCGGCGTCAACCGCCACGGCGCGTTCGCCGAATTCATCGCCATGCCCGCCGCCAACCTCTGGCCGATTCCCGACCAGATTCCCTCGGAACTGGCGGCATTTTTCGACCCCTACGGCAACGCCGCGCACTGCGCCCTGGAATTCGACGTCATCGGCGAAGACGTGCTCATCACCGGCGCCGGCCCCATCGGCATCATCGCCGCCGGCATCTGCAAGCACATCGGTGCGCGCAATGTCGTGGTGACCGACGTCAACGACTACCGCTTGAAACTGGCGGCGGAAATGGGCGCCACGCGCGTAGTCAACGTCGCCAAGCAGTCGCTCAAGGATGTCGTCAGCGAGCTGCATATCGAAGGCTTCGACGTCGGCCTTGAAATGAGTGGCAATCCGCGCGCTTTCAGCGACATGCTCGACTGCATGTACCACGGCGGCAAGATCGCGCTGCTGGGCATCCTGCCGAAGGGCTCGGGCATCGACTGGGACAAGATCATTTTCAAGGGGCTCGTCCTGCACGGCATCTATGGCCGGCGAATGTACGAGACCTGGTACAAGATGACGCAAATGGTGCTCACCGGATTTCCGCTGGCAAAGGTGCTGACGCACCAGATCCACATCGACGATTTCCAGCGCGGATTCGACCTGATGGAAGCCGGCAACTGCGGCAAGATCGTCTGCAGCTGGAATTAG
- a CDS encoding SIR2 family NAD-dependent protein deacylase — protein sequence MTAISHLARRLQRARHVLVLTGAGISAESGIPTFRDAQTGLWARYRPEDLATPEAFARDPALVWRWYAWRREKVAAAEPNAGHHAVAALARHVRTTLVTQNVDDLHQRAGSVDAIALHGQIAQTLCSVTRQAIAPAWLAANPGEPPASPHHPKGLARPGVVWFGENLPEDALIAAQDAAAECDVVLAIGTSGVVYPAASLPALAKSHGAYFAEINPQRTPLSPSADIVISDSAASALPAVLAAMTAG from the coding sequence ATGACTGCCATCTCCCACCTGGCCCGTCGCCTGCAGCGTGCGCGCCATGTCCTGGTCCTGACCGGCGCCGGTATCTCGGCCGAATCGGGCATTCCCACCTTTCGCGATGCACAGACAGGCCTGTGGGCCCGCTATCGCCCGGAAGACCTGGCTACGCCCGAGGCCTTCGCACGCGATCCGGCCCTGGTATGGCGCTGGTACGCCTGGCGCCGCGAGAAAGTCGCCGCCGCGGAACCCAACGCCGGCCATCACGCGGTGGCCGCACTGGCCCGCCACGTGCGAACCACGCTGGTCACCCAGAATGTCGACGACCTGCACCAGCGCGCCGGGTCGGTGGACGCGATCGCCCTGCACGGGCAGATCGCCCAGACGCTCTGCTCCGTCACCCGCCAGGCGATCGCGCCGGCGTGGCTGGCCGCGAATCCGGGCGAACCACCGGCATCACCACATCATCCGAAGGGGCTGGCGCGGCCGGGCGTGGTCTGGTTCGGCGAGAACCTGCCCGAGGATGCCCTCATAGCCGCCCAGGACGCCGCCGCCGAATGCGACGTCGTGCTGGCCATCGGCACGTCCGGCGTGGTGTATCCGGCGGCCAGCTTGCCGGCGCTGGCCAAGTCGCACGGCGCGTATTTCGCCGAGATCAACCCGCAGCGCACCCCGCTCAGCCCCTCGGCTGACATCGTGATCAGCGACAGCGCCGCCTCGGCCCTGCCGGCCGTGCTCGCCGCGATGACGGCGGGCTGA
- a CDS encoding S46 family peptidase translates to MRRLLLCGISLALFGDALADEGMWQPAQLPSIAAKLSERGLKLDPSQLTDLTGPTMGAIVSLNGCTASFVSPQGLVVTNHHCAYGAIQYNSTAEKNLIQEGFLARSTEEELPGDPNMRLYVTEEIRDVTKDVTARLKDSMSGLERYQAIDKAEKVIVAKCEKPGVRCDVYNFHGGLSFQLVRQREIKDVRLVYAPPSAIGKFGGDVDNWMWPRHTGDFGFLRGYVGKDGSSRAYDATNVPFVPKYHLPINAGGVEPGDFVMVTGYPGRTNRYRLTQEIKDAIDWYYPTNIRYYTEILDIINSAGAKDPAVAVKYASSVASFNNYLKNFRGQLEGLGKAHAVTFKQNKEDALVKWLGDQAGETAALAGDIRELRALLDEQRKLRERDQVLGYLNRTGLYSAAYTIYRTAGERTKKDLDREEGYQNRDEIKLEGTLKQQERRVDPAVDQALMTHFLKRYVQLPTGQRVAALDAWLGTGVVADEVVAAKVAGLYDKTELTRTEGRLKWFKAKKADIEASTDPALAFMVKLMPDLLAIEQARKERQGNELKLRPRYMRAMIAYNDANGQAVYPDANSSLRVTFGRVQGIKKDGVEFTPFTTGEGIVAKTTGVEPFNTPQSEYERLVAKDYGRYASPTLGTLPVNFLADLDITGGNSGSPTLDSHGRLVGLAFDSNWDSVSADWIYEQPLTRSIQVDVRYMLWVMDKIDNAHNLLREMGVQ, encoded by the coding sequence GTGCGTCGTCTCTTGCTTTGCGGCATCTCCCTGGCCCTATTTGGTGATGCCTTGGCCGACGAAGGCATGTGGCAACCGGCACAGCTGCCATCGATTGCGGCCAAGTTGTCCGAGCGCGGCCTGAAGCTGGATCCGTCCCAGCTGACGGACCTTACCGGGCCCACCATGGGAGCGATCGTCAGCCTCAATGGCTGCACGGCCTCCTTCGTATCACCGCAGGGGCTGGTGGTGACCAATCACCACTGTGCCTACGGCGCGATCCAGTACAACTCGACGGCCGAAAAGAACCTCATCCAGGAGGGTTTCCTCGCCCGCTCCACGGAAGAGGAGCTGCCCGGCGATCCGAACATGCGCCTGTACGTGACCGAGGAAATCCGCGACGTCACCAAGGACGTGACCGCCCGGCTCAAGGACAGCATGAGCGGACTGGAACGCTACCAGGCGATCGACAAGGCCGAGAAGGTCATTGTCGCAAAATGTGAAAAACCGGGTGTCCGGTGCGATGTGTACAACTTTCATGGCGGCCTGAGCTTCCAGCTGGTGCGCCAGCGCGAGATCAAGGATGTGCGGCTGGTCTACGCGCCGCCCAGCGCGATCGGCAAGTTTGGCGGCGACGTCGACAACTGGATGTGGCCGCGCCACACCGGCGATTTCGGTTTCCTGCGCGGCTATGTCGGCAAGGACGGCAGCTCCAGGGCCTACGATGCCACCAACGTGCCCTTCGTGCCCAAATACCACCTTCCGATCAATGCCGGCGGCGTCGAGCCGGGCGATTTCGTGATGGTGACCGGCTATCCCGGCCGCACCAACCGCTATCGGTTGACGCAGGAAATCAAGGACGCGATCGACTGGTATTACCCGACCAATATCCGCTATTACACCGAGATCCTCGACATCATCAACAGCGCCGGTGCGAAGGATCCCGCCGTTGCCGTGAAATATGCCAGCTCGGTGGCCAGCTTCAACAACTATCTCAAGAATTTCCGCGGCCAGCTCGAAGGCCTGGGCAAGGCCCATGCGGTCACGTTCAAGCAGAACAAGGAAGACGCCCTGGTCAAGTGGCTGGGTGACCAGGCCGGCGAGACAGCAGCACTGGCCGGTGACATCCGCGAACTACGCGCGCTGCTCGATGAGCAGCGTAAGCTGCGCGAGCGCGACCAGGTGCTCGGGTATCTCAACCGGACAGGCCTCTACAGCGCGGCCTACACGATCTACCGCACCGCGGGCGAACGCACCAAAAAGGACCTGGATCGCGAGGAGGGTTACCAGAATCGCGACGAGATCAAGCTGGAAGGGACGCTCAAGCAGCAGGAGCGGCGCGTCGATCCCGCCGTCGACCAGGCGCTGATGACGCACTTCCTCAAGCGCTATGTGCAGTTGCCGACCGGCCAGCGCGTCGCCGCCCTGGACGCCTGGCTCGGCACCGGCGTGGTGGCGGACGAGGTCGTTGCCGCCAAGGTGGCCGGCCTGTACGACAAGACCGAGCTGACCCGCACCGAGGGCCGGCTGAAGTGGTTCAAGGCGAAAAAGGCCGACATCGAGGCGTCCACCGATCCGGCGCTGGCGTTCATGGTCAAGCTGATGCCAGACCTGCTGGCCATCGAGCAGGCCCGCAAGGAGCGCCAGGGCAACGAACTGAAGCTGCGTCCACGCTACATGCGCGCCATGATTGCCTACAACGACGCCAATGGTCAGGCGGTGTATCCGGATGCGAACAGCTCGCTGCGCGTCACGTTCGGGCGGGTGCAGGGCATCAAGAAGGATGGCGTGGAATTCACGCCGTTCACCACCGGTGAAGGTATCGTCGCCAAGACGACCGGCGTCGAGCCGTTCAACACGCCGCAGTCCGAATACGAACGGCTGGTGGCCAAGGACTATGGCCGCTACGCCTCCCCGACGCTGGGTACCTTGCCGGTGAACTTCCTGGCTGACCTGGACATCACCGGCGGTAACTCCGGTTCACCGACGCTGGATTCCCACGGCCGCCTGGTCGGCCTGGCATTCGACAGCAACTGGGACAGCGTGAGCGCCGACTGGATCTACGAGCAGCCGCTGACGCGTTCGATCCAGGTCGACGTGCGCTACATGCTGTGGGTGATGGACAAGATCGACAACGCGCACAACCTGCTGCGCGAAATGGGCGTCCAGTAG